A DNA window from Zonotrichia albicollis isolate bZonAlb1 chromosome 2, bZonAlb1.hap1, whole genome shotgun sequence contains the following coding sequences:
- the HGD gene encoding homogentisate 1,2-dioxygenase, whose product MTGLQYMSGFGNEHASEDPRCPGALPEGQNNPQVCPYGLYAEQLSGSAFTCPRATNRRSWLYRILPSVCHKPFKPLEEGHLTHDWDEIEPDPNQLRWKPFEIPKAPQNKMDFVSGLHTLCGAGEPRGRNGIAVHIFVCNTSMTDRCLYNSDGDFLIVPQQGKLLITTEFGKMLVEPNEICVIQQGMRFSVEVFGETRGYILEVYGAHFELPDLGPIGANGLANPRDFLVPVAWYEDRQVPGGYTVISKYQGKLFAAQQDYSPYNVVAWHGNYTPYKYHLEKFMVINAVAFDHADPSIFTVLTAKTTRAGVALADFVIFPPRWGVANNTFRPPYYHRNCMSEFMGLIKGHYEAKEEGFQPGGGSLHSMMTPHGPDADCFEKASKAKLEPERVADGTMAFMFESSLSLAVTKWGLQTSNRLDKNYYKCWEPLKSHFNPKCK is encoded by the exons ATGACCGGCCTGCAG TACATGTCTGGATTTGGAAATGAACATGCTTCTGAGGATCCACGCTGCCCAGGAGCTTTACCAGAGGGACAG AACaacccccaggtgtgtccctatGGCCTGTACGCGGAGCAGCTCTCGGGCTCTGCCTTCACCTGCCCCCGCGCCACCAACAGGAGAAG CTGGCTGTATCGAATCCTGCCTTCAGTCTGCCACAAACCCTTCAAACCGCTCGAGGAGGGCCACCTGACACACGACTGGGATGAAATTGAGCCTGACCCCAACCAG CTGCGATGGAAACCTTTTGAGATTCCCAAAGCCCCTCAGAACAAGATGGACTTTGTCAGT ggactgcacACCCTGTGTGGTGCTGGTGAGCCCCGAGGACGCAATGGCATCGCCGTCCATATTTTTGTCTGCAACACCTCCATGACTGACAG aTGCCTTTATAATTCTGATGGCGACTTCCTGATTG TGCCCCAGCAAGGAAAACTGCTCATCACAACTGAGTTTGGGAAGATGCTAGTGGAGCCCAATGAAATCTGTGTCATCCAG CAAGGAATGCGTTTCAGCGTGGAGGTGTTTGGAGAGACCAGAGGCTACATCCTGGAGGTGTATGGGGCACACTTCGAGCTGCCTGACCTGGGACCCATTG GAGCCAATGGCCTGGCCAACCCGCGTGACTTCCTGGTGCCCGTGGCGTGGTACGAGGACCGCCAGGTGCCAGGGGGCTACACAGTGATCAGCAAGTACCAGGGCAAGCTGtttgcagcccagcag GATTACTCCCCCTACAATGTTGTAGCTTGGCATGGGAACTACACGCCATACAAATACCACCTGGAAAAATTCATGGTCATTAATGCTGTTGCTTTTGACCACGCG GATCCTTCCATCTTCACTGTCCTGACAGCCAAGACGACCCGTGCTGGCGTGGCACTCGCTGACTTTGTCATTTTCCCCCCGCGCTGGGGGGTGGCCAACAACACCTTCCGCCCCCCCTACTACCACC GGAACTGTATGAGCGAGTTCATGGGGCTCATCAAAGGCCACTATGAAGCAAAGGAGGAAGGTTTCCAGCCGGGAGGCGGCAGCTTGCACAGCATGATGACCCCTCACGGGCCAGACGCTGACTGCTTCGAGAAGGCGAGCAAAGCCAAGCTGGAGCCGGAGCGGGTCGCAGACGGGACCATG GCCTTCATGTTTGAATCATCCCTCAGCCTTGCTGTCACGAAATGGGGCCTCCAGACCTCAAATCGCCTAGATAAAAACTACTACAAGTGCTGGGAACCTCTGAAAAGCCATTTCAACCCTAAATGCAAGTAA
- the RABL3 gene encoding rab-like protein 3 isoform X2 — MAALDRVKVLVLGDSGVGKSSLVHLLCHNQVLGNPSWTVGCSVDVRIHDYKEGTPEEKTYYIELWDVGGSVGSATSVKSTRAVFYNLLNGIILVHDLTNKKSSQNLYRWSVEALNRDVAPTGVLVTNGDYDREQFGDNQIPLLVIGTKLDQIPETKRNEVLTRTAFLAEDFNAEEINLDCTNPRYLAAGSSNAVKLSRFFDKVIEKRYVLRDGNQIPGFSERKRFGGGTLKSLHYD, encoded by the exons ATGGCGGCTCTGGACAGGGTCaaggtgctggtgctgggcgACTCCG GTGTCGGGAAATCGTCCCTCGTCCACCTCTTGTGCCATAACCAGGTGCTGGGAAACCCGTCCTGGACTGTGGGCTGCTCCGTGGATGTGCGA ATCCATGACTACAAAGAAGGAACCCCAGAAGAGAAGACCTATTACATTGAGCTGTGGGATGTTGGAGGTTCTGTGGGCAGTGCCACCAGTGTGAAAAGCACACGAGCTGTGTTCTATAATTTGCTGAACG GGATCATTTTAGTGCATGACTTGACCAACAAGAAATCATCCCAGAATTTGTATCGCTGGTCTGTGGAAGCACTCAACAGAGATGTTGCTCCAACAGGAGTTCTTGTGACAAATGG TGACTATGACCGTGAACAGTTTGGTGATAACCAGATCCCACTGCTGGTAATAGGAACCAAACTGGATCAGATCCCAGAAACTAAGAGGAATGAAGTTTTGACCAGAACAGCATTCTTGGCTGAGGATTTCAATGCTGAAGAGATAAATTTG GACTGCACCAATCCTCGTTATCTGGCTGCAGGTTCATCCAATGCTGTCAAACTAAGCAGGTTTTTTGATAAG GTCATAGAGAAGAGATACGTCTTGAGAGATGGCAATCAG ATTCCTGGCTTCTCTGAAAGGAAGAGGTTTGGAGGAGGAACACTGAAGAGCCTTCATTATGACTGA
- the RABL3 gene encoding rab-like protein 3 isoform X1, with protein MAALDRVKVLVLGDSGVGKSSLVHLLCHNQVLGNPSWTVGCSVDVRIHDYKEGTPEEKTYYIELWDVGGSVGSATSVKSTRAVFYNLLNGIILVHDLTNKKSSQNLYRWSVEALNRDVAPTGVLVTNGSDYDREQFGDNQIPLLVIGTKLDQIPETKRNEVLTRTAFLAEDFNAEEINLDCTNPRYLAAGSSNAVKLSRFFDKVIEKRYVLRDGNQIPGFSERKRFGGGTLKSLHYD; from the exons ATGGCGGCTCTGGACAGGGTCaaggtgctggtgctgggcgACTCCG GTGTCGGGAAATCGTCCCTCGTCCACCTCTTGTGCCATAACCAGGTGCTGGGAAACCCGTCCTGGACTGTGGGCTGCTCCGTGGATGTGCGA ATCCATGACTACAAAGAAGGAACCCCAGAAGAGAAGACCTATTACATTGAGCTGTGGGATGTTGGAGGTTCTGTGGGCAGTGCCACCAGTGTGAAAAGCACACGAGCTGTGTTCTATAATTTGCTGAACG GGATCATTTTAGTGCATGACTTGACCAACAAGAAATCATCCCAGAATTTGTATCGCTGGTCTGTGGAAGCACTCAACAGAGATGTTGCTCCAACAGGAGTTCTTGTGACAAATGG CAGTGACTATGACCGTGAACAGTTTGGTGATAACCAGATCCCACTGCTGGTAATAGGAACCAAACTGGATCAGATCCCAGAAACTAAGAGGAATGAAGTTTTGACCAGAACAGCATTCTTGGCTGAGGATTTCAATGCTGAAGAGATAAATTTG GACTGCACCAATCCTCGTTATCTGGCTGCAGGTTCATCCAATGCTGTCAAACTAAGCAGGTTTTTTGATAAG GTCATAGAGAAGAGATACGTCTTGAGAGATGGCAATCAG ATTCCTGGCTTCTCTGAAAGGAAGAGGTTTGGAGGAGGAACACTGAAGAGCCTTCATTATGACTGA